Proteins from one Impatiens glandulifera chromosome 2, dImpGla2.1, whole genome shotgun sequence genomic window:
- the LOC124924510 gene encoding auxin-responsive protein SAUR68-like produces the protein MVSRWREWAVTSRKRIADTKSFEKGHFAVYTSEGKRFVVPLAYLNNLVMLEIFRMAEDEYGMDGKYGNGPIVLPFDGDFMEYAISLIEISNSGEDIEERLIVMSMLPCGRLCLSSSLFVQHDQTVCSF, from the coding sequence ATGGTTAGTAGGTGGAGAGAATGGGCAGTTACAAGCAGGAAACGAATTGCGGACACAAAAAGCTTTGAGAAAGGCCATTTTGCGGTTTACACAAGCGAAGGAAAACGGTTTGTGGTTCCATTGGCCTATCTCAATAATCTTGTCATGTTGGAAATCTTTAGAATGGCTGAAGATGAATATGGAATGGATGGGAAATATGGGAATGGTCCAATTGTGCTTCCCTTTGATGGTGATTTTATGGAATATGCTATTTCTTTGATAGAAATATCAAACTCCGGTGAAGATATAGAGGAGAGGCTGATCGTGATGTCAATGTTGCCCTGCGGTCGGTTATGTTTATCGTCTTCTTTGTTTGTCCAACATGATCAAACCGTCTGCAGCTTTTGA